The DNA sequence TTTAGGAGGACCCCTAGCTCTGGGGCCTGCAGCCGCATCAAGGCCTGTCAGGCTGTCAAGCTGGCTTCaaaaaaatgtcaatcaaacggtgtgtgagtatgtaagCAATACATCATCTGCATTAATCGGTGATCAACAGAGAAATCTGATCACAATCAATTATGTCAGAGAAACAATGGGAAGTATTCCCAGAAGCGCTGAGTCGTACAGTATTGCAGAAAGGCAAGGGCACCTCCCCATTTGTCAGATCTAGAGGTTATGTTAAAGATGTAGATGACAACATAGAGTATAAGCTCAGTTTTATCCCttcactgtctctgtcttttCCAGCAGCTTacctggaacattctggaaaaggCCTGACATTTTGTTGCCTGGACAACAGGCACTCTGGCTTTTCAACCGCCATACCGGAGCCCTGCCGTTCTGCTGACCGGAGTTCTCCCAGCGTGATATTACTAACAGAACACCCAAGCTCCAGCTCTAGCGGGCTTGAGAGATGAATTACACCAATTTGGCACTCGGCAGCCTTGCCAGTCTCCTCGTTGGGTCCGTACAGAAACAGGGTTTGATCAATAGCCTTCACGGCCCCACAGCCCTGTTTACACTCCCAGAGTGTCTGCGTGGAGTCTGCAGTGGGCTGAGTAATTGTAGGTCAGCTCCGTGATAAACACGATGACAGGGACCATTAATAACATGCATCCATACGTTCCTCTCCGCCTGTGTGGGCATCAGGCCCAGGTTCACTTGGACCTCCTGGTTACATGGAGAAGCCCACACAACCTTTATCTCTGAGCTTTAGGCTCACATCCCCTTTTGCACTCTTTCAGGAAGGGCCAGATCCTGGTATTGGTTTGGTTGGCATTGTCACGGTGACATGGAATGTCATTCACTGTCTTTCCTGGGCACTCGCCCTTCTTTTCTCTAACTGCTGTATTGGGTCAGCTCATgtgcaaaacaaatgaaaaaacacaactgCATGCAACTACACTATTTACTGTTGCCTGTTTTCTAGATAGGGGTTCTAAAATACAGGAATGGTTTATATGCTGTTTGGAGTGACTTTCTCCCAATGGGATTCACctgtggggtggcctgtagcatagtggttaagctacatgactgagacaggcaaggtcggtggttcgatccccggtgtagccacaataagatccgcatagccattgggcccctgagcaaggcccttaacactgcattgatccaggggaggattgtctcctgcttagtctaatcaactgtaagtcgctctggataagagcatcagccaaatgccattaatgtaatgtaatgtaaataaataaatattaaataaatacccCATTTAGAAGGGCTGTATAGATGTAATTCTGTCTGACTTACAGCTCGCATACTTTCTCCGCCACGCCCTCCTGGGGGGTGGGTGTGATCGGAGGTGGAGAAACGGAGAGCTGGCGGATAGTTCTCTTTCTGACGGCCATTGGCGCACACTGCAGCCCCGTTCCCTCAGGGGCTGCGACTGCGGATGCCTGCCATTTGTCAAGAGCTGATCAATGCCAACGAGGGCAGCCTGCTTATGCATCTGAGCGCGATTACAGATGACTCAACCCTCTGTCTCTGATGTTTCCCGAACtttcccccccgccccttcTGATATTACCCCGCCTCCTCCAAAATTCCCACAGTAGACGGACGCTATTTTTGTCTCTGGATCATGCATTACAAGAAATAAATGATGCTGTCATTATTACACTGAGCGGTATTGGATGCGCAACAAATTCATTTTGGCTCCCGTGTTTTATACATGACTATGCATCCACAGAGAGATATAGCAGAAAAGTAATCATTAGTCAACTATAGCCCTGATGTGGCATAGCTGGACCTGGGCAGCCTGGTGTCAAATTTGTTTACTAACTTGGTAAgtaaaagcaaaagcaaaaccGGCTACAAACCTGTTTGTAACTGATTTGCCATAAATGGTTACGCATCAGTTACCCAACACTTATTACCCTCGTGTAAAAACGTACAGTCCCGTTGTTGGTACACTGCTTTAGACAATGTCCTAATGTCCTTTCAAAGCAGTGTCATGGGTTGAAATGCCAGTGAGGATTTTAAAATGTGGCATAACATTTAATTgggtataattttattttgatacattATTTAGGTGCTTTTTGAGACAAATTGGTTTGGGGCACGTTttgaaacataataataatagtaatatacTTTTATCCAGGGCACAGAGctgttatacagtatgtaccgGGGGGAGTTCTTACAGTGTTAATGTTATCAGGACTTTTTGTTTAACCCTCACAAGAAACTTGCAGTTAAACTGTGAAAAGGAAGCATACTTTAATGACTGAGCCAGATCATAATATAAATTGTGTTATTAATTGACTGACTGACCTATAAGCGTATACATACGTGAATCGTATGTGAATTAATTCCTGtgtttagcctttattggaccAATGATTTTTGGTCCACCTTCATCAACCATAGCAGTCTGTAGTAATACCGTCAACAAGTGGTTaatagaaatgtgaaaaatattgcAGTGAATCACTGTGCCATTTGGTCCCTTTGAAGCAGCGTGTGTCTGGCTGTCTGGGTTCATGGTGTgcttcctgtctctgtgtgataAGCTGTAGTATCATTTCTTAGCCCTCCATCAGTTTCCTCCGGGATTTCCAGAACACTCTGTCCTCATCGCAAAATGTCACACTGGCCTGACagtttgctctctttctctccctctctctcgctctttctctctctctccctccctccctacctctctctctctctctctctgtctctctcactctctcgctgtCTCATTATAGCGGGAACACAGCGATCCTACACAGAAGATTTAATTCGGTCAACAGGGAAAACAATTTCTTCCaactttaaaaacacacatttttattgttacaGCCTGtaccctgtaaaaaaaaatcaaaagaacAGGGCAGCAGTGATAAAACTTTACTTTTGCAAGTGACACGTAGACCCTCTATGAcccagcccctgccccccccccccccccccccaccaccaccaccacacacacatacacacatataaccAATGTGAAAACTCATGCagacgcaagcacacacacacacatactgcatatgGAGTTTCATGTTGTTATAGGGCTTGATAACTGCAGTTCTCACGTGTTGTTTCACAGTGGTGAGTTCCTGGTGTTGTGGGCTGTTGGATGCCCACCTCAGGCAGCAGGCCCGTGATTCACCTCCCTTGCCCTTCACTGCCTGGAATGAGCCTCTCCAACCGCACATAAAGCAGAGTCACTCGCTCacgcgctccctctctctgtggggaATCGGGCTGCACACCGTCTGACTCAGCTTTTACAGCATATCACGAAGCAGCTATTCTCAGTCACCACTCTCTTTTtgtctctcgctttctctctctcgccctctcttaTTATCTGTCTCTCGTtatctcttcccccccccccctcctcacacacacgcatacaccaaCCCTCTCCCTATTTTTCTCCTTTCACACATCTCTGTTGTAGGATATGTTGCCTATATTTGTCTTTGAGtcacctccctcctctctcagaaGTGCAGAATGCCATCCCTGGCACGGTTACTagaccgcacacacaccccaattCCTGCCTCCATTTCCACCTGTCCACCTCTCCTCCGACAGACGTTCCTCACCGTGCTGCAGTGCCCTGTGACTGCCCTTCCTAGGGCTCATTCAGAGAGAGCGCAAGTTCCCCTCCTGTCTACCCACCATTCCTCTCGCCTTGCCCTGCCTTACCCAAAACTATAGAGAGGTAAATAAACAACACGATAACTCCTTTCTCATGGCTGTAATTCTTCAGCTTTCATTTAGTCAATACCTTTATAATGTTCATAGCAGGCTATTTCTGGCTTTTAATTCAGTAAGTCATGTGATACTGTGTCTCACTCCCACGAAGGGTCAACATTGAGATGGATTATCAACTTTCCCACATCCAAAGGTCAGCGAGAAtaatcaaatgtttttaatgctCACATAAGGGTCGGTAATTCAATCAAACTAATGTGATGGTTAAATCATTATGTGctacttgtttgtgtgtgtgtatgtttgtgtgtgttcttatatgtgtgtgcttgcgtgtgtgtctgtgtatgtgcatgcttgcgtgtgtgtctctgtgtgtatgtgtgtgtgtgtgtgtgtgtgtgtgtgcttgtgtgtgtgtatgtgtctgtgaattTATCATCAAATGagaaaaatgatttaattatATTGTGGAGGAATTTTCACTATCACTGAAATGCAAAATTAAATCTGGCACCTTGTCTTGATAATCACATGCAGTACCTGGCATTTCACCTGAGCAATGGGAGGAGAATATGTTATGCCCATAGATGGATGTTGATAAGCCCAGTGTTGTGGTCGCATGCAGTGTCATGCTGTGTTATGCAGGCAAAGCTACTGCTGCAGTCATTAGTGAAGGCTTCTGCGGTGGTTTCATAacagactacacacacaaaGGCGTTACAGAACAGAGCCCAACCCTGTTTAAGACAATCCAGAAACTCTGGCCAGCTCCCAAATCATGTGATCACAACACGGATATCACATGACCCTCTCctgggagggtgggaggggtgaGGCGGCATCATGACTCAGTAGTTTCCACTCGGAAGCTTGTGTAAGTCATCACATGACTGGCGAGAAAAGATGATTGTTCCCTATGTCATCAAAAATGATACGGCCATTCCTTCGTCTAAGTGTCGGAAAAAATGTTGGCCTTATTTCAAAGGTTAATTATTGTTTACAAACAGGGACACATTGTTCCTGGTGAGAGAGCATGGACAAATggataaacaacaaaaataattgcatGACACATCAGTGGATGCATACTACACAGTAATGTGTTGTCTCTTATGGCATTGGGTCTATTTTTAAGCCTTTTGTTTTCCCTGCTGTAAGGCACTTTGTGTTCCATGCTCAAAAAGtgatatacaaataaagttattattatatttttttgcttgttttttttttgttgttgttgtttttacagttttccatGCTGAAAAAAGGTCTATCTGCTGTCTTTGAGATGTGCGTGTGAAGTGCTGTAATTTAGTGTTCCAGAAGCAGGTAATTAATAAAACCTAAAGGATTCCTTAGCTCTGGCTTTTATAAGGGCTCTTCTGAAGGTCAAGATGGCCCTGTTAACATGCAGGAGTGAATCACTCATTCAATGAAACCTTGGAAGTCAGTAAGAATTTCTTTGAGGTTTCCATGGAAACCTCAGCACTGACCAGACCATGCCGTCTGGGTGGCTAAGGCTAATTCATTTCAGTATGAAGGACTGCCTGCAGAAGCCAAACCAAAATGGAACCGTAACCATTTGCTGAGCTTTTAAATCACTCTACTATTCTCCTAATTGGTCAGTGTGGGGCAAACACATGAAGAGATGGAAAAATTTGGAAATATCCTGCTTTTCTAATTATTGCTGTTTTGACTATTTCTGCTTTAAGAGAATAAAACTGCCCTGTCCAGGCTTTTCAACACACTAGTTAGGTACAACAGAGTCAACCTCAGTCAACCTCAAAGTCAAGGCCCTGTGATGTCTGCATCAGGGGTTCACTTCCCTGTTCTCAAATGTTCTGAATGAAAACACTGCTGAACAGCAGAAAGAGTGATCTCTTAACATGACCTCAAATGATGACAGTCTAAATTCAATTCTAACAGACATCCATATCTACACTGTTTAAAGATGACTGCGATTGCAGGCTTCGCTGTGTTCCGGAACAACCAACACCCATTTCCTCAGCAATTTTCTGAGCACTTTTAGCAATTAGCGATCGTGGACTGGGGGCCGTTGTCTATCATGGACGTAATGCCggctttttcccttttttctcttcATCCAGATGCACCTTGATTGACTAATTACAAAATGAGAGATGTAGTTCTAACTGTATGACCACTTGACATTACTTgaataaatgtaattgcatgCTGGCGTTTTCTATATTATTACACAAAGATAATTGATTGAGATTTATTATAGCAATCATGTTGTTCCTATCATAATTAGCCTTCAATGACAGCATGGAGAACACATGCTTTTTCTATACTTTAGAAGAGACTGAAGAGTCCTCTAATCcatcaccccctccccacccaaccccccaaaaataaatgcCTGGGCAATACTGTAAATATCATTACAGGACTTAGCTCTGTTTTACTGATGAACCCCAATCTTATGGGAGATCCCCAGTTGTTGACGGGAGCTGAAAGTTGAGTTGTTCAAATGTGTCAGCCCAAAACTATTCATTGCTAGTACAAACATTCCCAGCTGCTGAAGTATGTATATTCTGTTTGTGCTACACAGATTTGTGGGTATTGTATATCATGATCTAATTTTGTCTGTAGGCCTATTCTTTATTTAAAGCCACAAAATATTGCTTGCCggtgttgtttgtttgtctttgcaATTAATGCTGAGGCATAATGTGAAAACatgggtgtgtttgggagggcTACAGTGTTCAAAGAATCTATTGCTTATAAAATGTGtgggaggaggaagagtgaCAAATGCCCCATCCAAAATGAAATGCTCAATAcgatttattattaataaatcatGCTGTCCATAAATGCATTTGTGAACACTTTCACGTACAAGCACAAAGTGTCTGTCGAAAGAAAACATTCTAGCAGCTTCACACAAATGCCCACGCCTCACAGGGCCCATAACAACTTTGTGACCATAGCCAAGATCAAACTATATGTCAGCAGTATTTATTGCAGGGTAGTGTAACTGGGATCACTTTGACCTTCCACTTACTGTAACAGTTTTTTCTCTTTGACCTGATACGTATTAGACATTTGTCACAGATCCCATAGCTATAGTATCTATGGCCAGTGCTATTTATAGAGCCACTCAGAGACACGGAGCCCTGTTAAAGTGTATCTGTGTCATGTGGCTACAGCTCTGCCCCTTACTCCCAAAATGTGTCGGGAATTTCTTTGGAAAAGAGCATGAAGGATCATACAAGCATTTCTATACCGTCGTTATCCGCCACCCCCCGGCTCTTACGTAAGAAAAGCAGCTGACACGGTCATGGATCCAAGCAGCTGCCACGGGCTGGAGGTCGAAGCCAAGGTGGAGCAGGGGCCGCTGGTGGACATGCAGATGGCCGACCTTAGAGTCCGGGTGGAGGAGCGCGTGTTTGCGGTCGACCGGACCCTGCTGGAGCGGGGCAGCGAGTACTTCCGCGCTCTTTTCCGCTCGGGAATGCGGGACTGCCAGCAAGAGGACCTGGACTTAAAGGGCCTGAACGCCCGCGGCTTCGCTATTGCGCTGGACGTCCTGGCGGGCGGGCGGCCCACGTTGAGCGGCGACGAGATCTTGGAGGCCGTCGAGTGCGCCGTCTTCCTTCAGGTGGAGCCTCTGACCAAACACCTGGTGAACCTGCTGAACTCCGATAACTGCTTACTCATGTACCACACGGCAGCCATGTTTGGCCTCCTGGAGCTCTACAACAGTGCGGCCCTGTTCATCCGGGACATGTATCGTGATCTGGAGGAGGACCTGAAACGCCTGCCAGAGGAACTTGTGGAATACGTGGAGTCACTGGAACCCAGTGTGTTCGTAGCAGTCGGCACACACTCCAGCTGCaccagcacagagctgcctcacgCTGCCACCAGGACCGTGTGTTACCTCAATGAAGACAAAAATTGCTGGAAGGTTCTAACCGAGCTACCGATGGAAGTCAGCACCTCGATGGCAGGGGTGGCGGTCCTGGAGAATAAGCTATACATAGTCGGGGGTTTGTGCGGGGTGCACAAAAAGGCCTCGGAGTCCTTCTTCTGCTACGATGTGGTGACAAATGTCTGGAGTGCTTTAGCAAGCCCTCAGCAGCCACGCTACAACCTCATGCTGGTGGGCCACGAGGACCACTTGTACATGATTGGAggagagtatgagagagcacTCATGTCTTCGGTGGAGAGGTACCACGTCTCCGCCGGTACCTGGTCCTATGTGTCTGACCTGCCCCGGCCAGTGTCCGGTGGGGCCTGCACCAAGGCCTTGTCCAGAATATTTGTGTGCTTGTGGAAGCCGATGGAAACCACAGAAATCTATGAGTACCTTCCCAGCAGAGACCGGTGGGCTCTGGTCACCACGCTCATAAGGCACCAGAGTTACGGCCATTGCATGGTGGGTCACAGAGACGACCTCTACGTGATGCGAAACGGCCCCTCTGACGATTTCCTGAGGTGCATGATGGACTGCTACAGCCTGACCTCAGGTCAGTGGACGCCGTTGCAGGGACACTACCCCAACAGCAGGGGTGCTCTTTTCACCGCAGCGGTGAGGGGCGACTCAGTGTTCACTGTGAACCGGACAGCGACCCAGGAGTACACCGTCACAAACAAAACTTGGAAGCAGAGAGCCCAACTCAAAGGTTTTCCCAGGAGTGGCTCTATGTGGACGTTTTTTCTCAGGCTTCCAAAGGCAGACACAATGCCTGGGCGGAAcagtgtgattgacagctgatcTGATGAATAGCTGTGATCACCAGCCAGCTTTAAAACCATCTTTAAACCCATTTCACTGATTGgataatactgtatatgaaacacAAAGCTTAAGTTATTAATTACacctgaaattaatttttttactgtaaACGTAAATACAATGACAATAAATAGTAATGAAATTAAGATTATTATTCATTAGACATAAATAGTATTCATTAATAAGAGTTATTTCATTTCCAATAATGAAATTGTTTGATTGAATATTGTTAAATTTTCAAACATGATTAAACATTTGAATATTAtggaaaatgaataatattGAATAATGATTCAGTGATTTCTTATGGTAACCACAACTttgtatgtggtatgtgtgagAACAAGTGCAATTGTTCTTTACTCCTTTCTAGTAACATAACATTTTGTATAGTGTATCTTTCAGGCTTACTAAAATAAGATGAAatgattttttgttttagtaTTATTCTATAAACAATGTGAATTTAGATGAGCGAGATATGGGGGAGGAGACTTTTAAAGAATTTCAGCATCTCCTGTTCTGTAATAAAACTAATCTGAAAGAAATCTGAAAGGGTGCCATCAAAATGGTGATAGAGTGGGTTGCTTTAGAAAGTGGCACAAAAATACAAACTGCTCAAAAGAGGCGAGAAGCCCATGCTAGATGAAACAAGTATGTCATCTGTTTATAATGAGCAAGTGCTAGACATGACAAAAAACAGTGCAACTAGAACTATATACAGGCACGCAATGAATATATACAACAATAGCTGTAGCTACTACCACTCTGGTTTCACAAATCTTTTTCAGGCAGCAGTGAGTGCATTTCTGCCTTTTTAATGTCTGCCAGGTGATTGGGAGGCAGCATAACCATTGGAGAGCAAGATAAAGTAATTGGCAGGTGTGTAATGTGCATGTTTGAggaaattcacacacacacacacacacacacacacacacacacgcatgcaggcacacagacacacaaaagcacacacacacacacatacagtagatgaGCAGGCTTGGATTATACAGGAGGTTTGACAGATCTAAATAATTACTGAAACCATGAGAGATGGTATCagagtaattacattacattacattacattacaatcacttagcaactcctcttatccagagtggccTACAAATGCGGAGACCATCAGCGATAGTCTCAGGAATATAGGAGTGCAGCATTATAGAAGGCACAGAAGGCCCGTTTATAATTGACAAGGGTAAAGTTAGCGGAACAAACcatcaaaattaattaattaggaTTCAAATCCATGTGGTCTTGTTTTGCAAAAGGATTGGTGCAGTCAAGGATAGAGCCTATTCAATGGCTCAAAAAGAAACTGGGCAGCAGTCTGTTTCTGCTGTTTTAAATGCACAGCAAGGGGGCGAATGCCAATCATGCAGTGTTATTGTAATTATATAAACGGATAATTGTTTCATTGTGTGCCTCTTTTATATACTGTAGTGATCTGCTTGGGTAAGGCAAGAGATCTACTGACTAGGAACCACATGCAAGTGTGAACTCAGTCCAGAGATCCCTTCATGGTGctgtaattaaaaattaaaatggccGCAGAGTGACAATAACAGGGCTCAGCAGTGCAGGCCTGGtggagacacacagacccactctAGCATATGCCGATGAATATTCATGCAGATTTTTCGCACTGAGACAACTGCACTCCTTCCTTGAAAGCGCGAGAGTGCCCCTCTCATACAGCGAACATCCGGCTGCCAGATATGAAAGGTCAGCTCTTAAAAGCTTTGCCAGATCTGTGTGGcacatgacacattttttttcataatgatCATTCCCTcttgctctgctctctctttctctctctctctctctcaatattaaaatgaaaaacacctCTGATGCCTCCATTTATCATCACAGGACATGTTTGTGTTCATCTGCAAAGTTCATCCTTATGTAATCTTTATATCACAATTATATCATATATCGTCATATCACaattccttcttcttctttttttttttttttaccagaaatgacatgtttttattttgtatatataaacaatatttatttttattcatgcatAATATCTAAAacattatgtatttgtatggACCTTGCTGAGAGTTGTGGCCCAATTCGTTTAGCATTCACTCCCAACAAAAtgtgtcag is a window from the Conger conger chromosome 8, fConCon1.1, whole genome shotgun sequence genome containing:
- the LOC133135727 gene encoding kelch repeat and BTB domain-containing protein 13-like; translated protein: MDPSSCHGLEVEAKVEQGPLVDMQMADLRVRVEERVFAVDRTLLERGSEYFRALFRSGMRDCQQEDLDLKGLNARGFAIALDVLAGGRPTLSGDEILEAVECAVFLQVEPLTKHLVNLLNSDNCLLMYHTAAMFGLLELYNSAALFIRDMYRDLEEDLKRLPEELVEYVESLEPSVFVAVGTHSSCTSTELPHAATRTVCYLNEDKNCWKVLTELPMEVSTSMAGVAVLENKLYIVGGLCGVHKKASESFFCYDVVTNVWSALASPQQPRYNLMLVGHEDHLYMIGGEYERALMSSVERYHVSAGTWSYVSDLPRPVSGGACTKALSRIFVCLWKPMETTEIYEYLPSRDRWALVTTLIRHQSYGHCMVGHRDDLYVMRNGPSDDFLRCMMDCYSLTSGQWTPLQGHYPNSRGALFTAAVRGDSVFTVNRTATQEYTVTNKTWKQRAQLKGFPRSGSMWTFFLRLPKADTMPGRNSVIDS